One Osmerus eperlanus chromosome 13, fOsmEpe2.1, whole genome shotgun sequence genomic region harbors:
- the grxcr1a gene encoding glutaredoxin domain-containing cysteine-rich protein 1 isoform X1, translated as MEGTVVAAGEEKPQKRVRFRVASGNSGRVLKEIFKDEGPSDSLDSDCTSSSDADRASTPSTSGDANGHLYGFLGSELDDSESEPDDLLMYVGASKDRVFSTKRVNILSKNGTVRGVKHKVSAGQVLFENLPNDKGSTLTVEFGRIVIYTTSFRVVRTTFERCELVRKIFQNHRVKFVEKNIALDSDYGKDLEERCKRVGEPPSLPVVFIDGHYLGGAEKILDMNESGELQDLLTKIERVQQPHTCQSCGGFAFVPCPMCHGSKMSVFRNCFTDSFKALKCTSCNENGLQPCLSCSQ; from the exons ATGGAGGGGACAGTGGTGGCAGCAGGAGAAGAGAAGCCACAAAAGCGGGTGCGTTTCCGCGTGGCTTCGGGCAATAGTGGCCGAGTGTTGAAGGAGATATTCAAGGATGAAGGGCCTTCTGACTCGTTGGATTCCGACTGCACCAGCAGCTCGGACGCAGACCGTGCTAGCACCCCTTCCACTAGCGGAGATGCTAACGGACACCTGTATGGGTTTCTGGGGTCTGAGCTGGACGACAGTGAGAGCGAGCCGGACGATCTGCTCATGTATGTAGGTGCCTCAAAAGACAGAGTGTTCAGCACTAAACGTGTCAACATCCTCAGCAAAAATGGGACTGTGAGGGGAGTCAAGCACAAAGTTAGTGCAGGTCAAGTACTGTTTGAGAACCTTCCAAATGATAAAGGA TCTACCCTGACAGTGGAGTTTGGCAGGATAGTGATATACACCACAAGCTTTCGTGTTGTAAGGACCACTTTTGAGCGTTGTGAGTTGGTCCGAAAGATCTTCCAGAACCACAGGGTCAAGTTTGTGGAGAAGAACATCGCCTTGGACAGTGATTATGGGAAGGACTTAGAGGAACGATGCAAGAGAGTAGGAGAACCTCCCTCATTACCAGTTGTGTTCATCGATGGACACTATCTTGGG GGTGCTGAGAAAATATTGGATATGAATGAATCGGGAGAACTTCAAGACCTTCTAACAAAGATTGAG AGGGTACAGCAGCCCCACACGTGCCAGAGCTGTGGGGGCTTTGCCTTTGTCCCGTGCCCGATGTGCCATGGCAGCAAGATGTCTGTGTTCCGCAACTGCTTCACTGACTCCTTCAAAGCCCTCAAGTGCACTTCGTGCAATGAGAACGGCCTGCAACCCTGTCTGAGCTGCAGCCAATGA
- the grxcr1a gene encoding glutaredoxin domain-containing cysteine-rich protein 1 isoform X2, protein MEGTVVAAGEEKPQKRVRFRVASGNSGRVLKEIFKDEGPSDSLDSDCTSSSDADRASTPSTSGDANGHLYGFLGSELDDSESEPDDLLMYVGASKDRVFSTKRVNILSKNGTVRGVKHKVSAGQVLFENLPKVKHCNSSQQSTLTVEFGRIVIYTTSFRVVRTTFERCELVRKIFQNHRVKFVEKNIALDSDYGKDLEERCKRVGEPPSLPVVFIDGHYLGGAEKILDMNESGELQDLLTKIERVQQPHTCQSCGGFAFVPCPMCHGSKMSVFRNCFTDSFKALKCTSCNENGLQPCLSCSQ, encoded by the exons ATGGAGGGGACAGTGGTGGCAGCAGGAGAAGAGAAGCCACAAAAGCGGGTGCGTTTCCGCGTGGCTTCGGGCAATAGTGGCCGAGTGTTGAAGGAGATATTCAAGGATGAAGGGCCTTCTGACTCGTTGGATTCCGACTGCACCAGCAGCTCGGACGCAGACCGTGCTAGCACCCCTTCCACTAGCGGAGATGCTAACGGACACCTGTATGGGTTTCTGGGGTCTGAGCTGGACGACAGTGAGAGCGAGCCGGACGATCTGCTCATGTATGTAGGTGCCTCAAAAGACAGAGTGTTCAGCACTAAACGTGTCAACATCCTCAGCAAAAATGGGACTGTGAGGGGAGTCAAGCACAAAGTTAGTGCAGGTCAAGTACTGTTTGAGAACCTTCCAA AAGTGAAACATTGTAATTCCTCCCAACAGTCTACCCTGACAGTGGAGTTTGGCAGGATAGTGATATACACCACAAGCTTTCGTGTTGTAAGGACCACTTTTGAGCGTTGTGAGTTGGTCCGAAAGATCTTCCAGAACCACAGGGTCAAGTTTGTGGAGAAGAACATCGCCTTGGACAGTGATTATGGGAAGGACTTAGAGGAACGATGCAAGAGAGTAGGAGAACCTCCCTCATTACCAGTTGTGTTCATCGATGGACACTATCTTGGG GGTGCTGAGAAAATATTGGATATGAATGAATCGGGAGAACTTCAAGACCTTCTAACAAAGATTGAG AGGGTACAGCAGCCCCACACGTGCCAGAGCTGTGGGGGCTTTGCCTTTGTCCCGTGCCCGATGTGCCATGGCAGCAAGATGTCTGTGTTCCGCAACTGCTTCACTGACTCCTTCAAAGCCCTCAAGTGCACTTCGTGCAATGAGAACGGCCTGCAACCCTGTCTGAGCTGCAGCCAATGA